One segment of Cynocephalus volans isolate mCynVol1 chromosome 8, mCynVol1.pri, whole genome shotgun sequence DNA contains the following:
- the SPATA46 gene encoding spermatogenesis-associated protein 46, translating to MENFSLLSISGPRISSSALSTFPDIMSSGATSLPDCSLWDTQNGEQLRRNCTIYRPWFSPYSYFVCSDRESHVEAYSFPEVQRDEGRGDNSLPEDMAESICSSSSPENTCPQKATKKSRHSLESMDSITSQDILTASKWHLTQQNGYKCAACCRMYPTLHSLKSHIKGGFKEGFSCKVFYHKLKTLWEKEQKARLGDRLSLGSCQAFK from the exons ATGGAAAACTTCTCACTCCTCAGCATCTCTGGACCTCGAATCTCTTCCTCTGCCCTGAGCACTTTTCCTGACATTATGTCCTCAGGTGCCACCAGCTTGCCAG ACTGCAGCCTGTGGGACACCCAGAATGGAGAGCAGCTGAGGCGGAACTGCACCATCTACCGGCCCTGGTTCTCCCCCTACAGCTACTTCGTATGCTCAGACAGAGAGAGCCACGTGGAGGCCTACAGCTTCCCAGAGGTGCAGCGGGACGAGGGCAGGGGGGACAACAGCCTTCCCGAGGACATGGCTGAGAGcatctgctcctcttcctccccagagAACACTTGTCCCCAAAAGGCCACCAAGAAATCCAGGCACAGCCTGGAGTCCATGGACTCCATCACGTCCCAGGACATCCTAACAGCCTCCAAGTGGCACCTGACCCAGCAGAACGGCTACAAGTGCGCAGCCTGCTGCCGCATGTACCCCACCCTGCACTCGCTCAAGAGCCACATCAAGGGGGGCTTTAAGGAGGGCTTCAGCTGCAAGGTGTTTTACCATAAACTCAAAACTCTCTGGGAAAAGGAGCAGAAAGCCCGACTGGGAGACAGGCTCTCCTTGGGCAGCTGCCAGGCCTTCAAGTAG